A stretch of the Proteus sp. ZN5 genome encodes the following:
- the hscB gene encoding co-chaperone HscB, producing the protein MDYFTLLGMPNRFDIDKQQLVIRYQDMQRQYHPDRFAGQSEKEQAQAISLASTINQAYQTLKNPLSRAEYMLSLHGIDIANEQQTMHDTAFLMEQLTLREELDNIEHSAEAESLLADFSARLEKMYTVRHDEMVKTLDNQTWDVAADNVRKLRFLAKLKEQVEQLEERLFDGF; encoded by the coding sequence ATGGACTATTTCACACTATTAGGCATGCCTAATCGTTTTGATATTGATAAACAACAACTTGTTATACGTTATCAAGATATGCAGCGTCAATATCACCCAGATCGTTTTGCAGGTCAGTCTGAAAAAGAACAGGCTCAAGCAATCTCGCTTGCTTCAACCATCAATCAGGCTTATCAGACCTTAAAAAATCCACTCTCAAGAGCCGAATACATGCTCTCATTACACGGTATCGATATTGCTAATGAGCAACAAACGATGCACGATACTGCTTTTTTAATGGAGCAACTCACATTACGTGAAGAGCTGGATAACATCGAACACAGTGCTGAAGCCGAAAGTTTGTTAGCCGATTTTTCTGCGCGTTTAGAAAAAATGTACACAGTACGCCATGATGAAATGGTCAAAACGCTAGATAATCAAACTTGGGATGTTGCAGCAGATAATGTGAGAAAATTGCGTTTTCTTGCGAAATTAAAAGAGCAAGTAGAACAACTTGAAGAACGCTTGTTTGATGGTTTTTAA
- the hscA gene encoding Fe-S protein assembly chaperone HscA — protein sequence MSLLQISEPGQTPAPHQRRLAAGIDLGTTHSLVATVRSGQAEALSDSEGRYLLPSVVQYQVDNINVGWNAKKDAEKDPANTISSIKRMVGRSLRDVTSRYPNLPYHFHENDNGLPLIKTAAGIVDPIQVSSDILKALAERATQSLGGELDGVVVTVPAYFDDAQRQGTKEAARRAGLHVLRLLNEPTAAAIAYGLDSGKEGTIVVYDLGGGTFDISVLRLTKGVFEVLATGGDTALGGDDFDTMLADWIRERAGFGHQKDAVLQRQLLDVASETKIALSDNDVADININGWKGEITRAEFESLIQSLVKRTLLSVRRALKDADVEIDEVLEVVMVGGSTRVPLVRQMVGDYFKREPLTSIDPDKVVAIGASIQADILVGNKPDSEMLLLDVIPLSLGLETMGGLVEKVIPRNTTIPVARAQEFTTFKDGQTAMSVHVVQGEREMVSDCRSLARFTLRGIPPMAAGGAHIRVTFQVDADGLLSVSAMEKSTGVEASVQVKPSYGLSDTEIAKMIQSSMENAQEDLQARRLAEQKVEAARVLESLTAALEEDAHLLNEDEKMAIDKVVDTLIESVEGTDPVAIENAIKLLDKQTQDFAARRMDSSIRQALAGHSVDEI from the coding sequence ATGTCATTATTACAAATTAGTGAACCAGGTCAAACGCCTGCACCGCATCAGCGCCGGCTTGCCGCGGGTATTGATTTAGGTACGACACACTCATTAGTTGCCACTGTGCGTAGTGGGCAAGCCGAAGCGCTTTCTGACAGCGAAGGTCGCTATTTATTGCCATCTGTCGTGCAGTATCAAGTTGATAATATCAACGTTGGTTGGAATGCTAAAAAAGACGCAGAAAAAGATCCTGCTAACACGATAAGCTCAATTAAAAGAATGGTGGGTCGCTCACTGAGAGATGTGACAAGCCGTTATCCGAATCTTCCTTATCATTTTCATGAAAATGACAATGGTTTACCGCTGATCAAAACAGCGGCAGGTATTGTTGATCCTATTCAAGTCTCTTCTGACATCTTAAAAGCATTAGCTGAACGTGCAACGCAATCATTAGGTGGAGAACTTGATGGTGTAGTTGTCACTGTACCTGCTTATTTTGATGATGCCCAACGTCAAGGCACAAAAGAAGCCGCTCGCCGTGCTGGTTTACATGTTTTACGTTTATTAAACGAACCTACAGCAGCCGCTATTGCTTATGGTCTAGATTCAGGAAAAGAAGGCACCATTGTTGTTTATGACTTAGGTGGTGGTACTTTTGATATCTCTGTTCTTCGTTTAACTAAAGGTGTTTTTGAAGTCTTAGCGACTGGCGGTGATACTGCTTTAGGTGGCGATGATTTTGATACGATGCTGGCAGATTGGATAAGAGAACGTGCCGGTTTTGGACATCAAAAAGATGCTGTATTACAACGTCAATTACTGGATGTTGCATCAGAAACTAAAATTGCATTGAGTGATAACGATGTTGCAGATATCAACATTAATGGATGGAAAGGTGAGATCACTCGTGCTGAGTTTGAATCATTAATTCAATCATTGGTGAAACGCACATTATTATCTGTTCGTCGCGCATTGAAAGACGCAGATGTTGAAATAGATGAAGTTTTAGAAGTGGTTATGGTTGGTGGTTCAACACGCGTACCATTGGTTCGTCAAATGGTTGGTGATTATTTCAAACGTGAACCTTTAACCTCTATCGATCCCGATAAAGTGGTTGCCATTGGTGCTTCAATCCAAGCTGATATTTTGGTGGGTAATAAACCTGATAGCGAAATGCTATTACTGGATGTTATTCCTCTTTCTCTTGGCCTTGAAACAATGGGGGGATTAGTTGAGAAAGTGATCCCTCGTAATACCACTATTCCTGTTGCTAGAGCACAGGAGTTTACGACATTCAAAGATGGTCAAACCGCAATGAGTGTTCACGTCGTTCAAGGTGAGCGTGAAATGGTGAGCGATTGCCGCTCTCTTGCTCGTTTTACACTGCGTGGAATACCTCCAATGGCTGCTGGTGGCGCACATATTCGTGTCACATTCCAAGTTGATGCTGATGGCTTACTCAGTGTTAGTGCGATGGAAAAATCAACGGGTGTTGAAGCCTCAGTACAGGTCAAGCCTTCTTATGGTCTTAGTGATACTGAAATCGCTAAGATGATCCAATCTTCGATGGAAAATGCCCAAGAAGATTTACAAGCTCGTCGTTTAGCTGAGCAAAAAGTCGAAGCAGCTCGTGTGTTAGAAAGCTTAACCGCAGCATTAGAAGAAGATGCTCATCTGTTAAATGAAGATGAGAAAATGGCTATCGACAAAGTTGTAGATACCTTAATAGAGAGCGTTGAAGGAACAGATCCTGTTGCCATTGAAAACGCGATTAAACTACTGGATAAGCAAACTCAGGATTTTGCAGCGCGTCGTATGGATTCATCTATTCGACAAGCGTTGGCAGGTCATTCTGTGGATGAGATATAA
- the suhB gene encoding inositol-1-monophosphatase gives MHPMLNIAIRAARKAGNLIAKNYENPESVETNQKGTNDFVTNVDRDAEQAIIEIIRKSYPKHTIITEESGELLGEDHDIQWVIDPLDGTTNFIKRLPHFSVSIAVRIKGRTEVAVVYDPMRNELFSAVRGQGAQLNGYRLRGSNARDLDGAVLATGFPFKSKQHSAAYMNMLGKLFVPCADFRRTGSAALDLAYVAAGRVDGFFEIGLKPWDFLGGELIAREAGAIVSDFTGNHGYLQTGNIVAGNPRVVRALLAEIRSELTDALKR, from the coding sequence ATGCATCCGATGCTGAATATTGCCATACGTGCCGCACGTAAGGCTGGTAATTTAATCGCCAAAAATTACGAAAATCCTGAATCTGTAGAAACTAATCAGAAAGGTACCAATGATTTTGTCACTAACGTTGACCGTGACGCAGAACAAGCAATCATTGAAATCATCCGTAAATCTTATCCAAAACACACCATTATTACGGAAGAAAGTGGCGAGTTACTCGGTGAAGATCACGACATACAATGGGTTATTGATCCACTTGATGGCACTACTAACTTCATTAAACGTCTTCCACACTTCTCTGTTTCTATTGCTGTACGCATTAAAGGTCGTACTGAAGTGGCTGTTGTTTACGATCCTATGCGTAACGAATTATTCTCAGCTGTTCGTGGTCAAGGCGCACAGTTAAATGGTTATCGTCTACGTGGCTCTAACGCTCGTGATTTAGACGGAGCTGTTCTTGCGACTGGTTTCCCATTCAAAAGCAAGCAACATTCAGCCGCTTATATGAATATGTTAGGCAAACTGTTTGTACCTTGTGCTGATTTCCGTCGCACGGGTTCAGCTGCATTAGATTTAGCTTATGTTGCAGCAGGCCGTGTTGATGGTTTCTTTGAGATTGGCTTAAAACCTTGGGATTTCTTAGGTGGCGAATTAATCGCTCGTGAAGCAGGTGCTATCGTTTCTGACTTTACCGGTAATCATGGCTACCTACAAACAGGTAATATTGTTGCAGGTAACCCACGTGTTGTCAGAGCATTATTAGCTGAAATTCGTAGTGAATTAACAGACGCATTAAAACGTTAA
- a CDS encoding M24 family metallopeptidase: protein MNNKSVIPASFSLQERDRRWQLARDIMKDNQLDTLIIYGDRESAAPAPFCIDHYFTNDRLGSVVIFHENKKPLIVTFAPMMIADHMQAKLRGDLQWIDEDNLVVGKTGRNIAQLLKEMGVQQNAHIGVIGLEPYPPFYFDGAMPFNTLNGIKDAFPYAKFSCVYRDFFKRASVKSEEELTHVRYAAAIGEAMSEAMRVTTRPGATEADLAAAITATCLSRGGFTAEILMGSGSEYIGWGPPAWQYRSQAPREIQMGDIVLSEIFALYGMYETQHQAAVAVGKIHENLEKAALVARECYEIGVEHLKAGVTFGEVVDLMEKPLLQSGGWHVHPLIHSINPYGPIGFGTAPGIESLPLASRYKQIERLPNPGRELVLQEGMTFAFEPNCGFGHHLCNLGGTVVVGKSKGIELNSNSTQLMRADL from the coding sequence ATGAACAATAAATCGGTGATCCCAGCCAGTTTTTCTTTACAAGAAAGAGACAGACGCTGGCAGTTAGCTAGAGATATTATGAAAGATAATCAGCTAGATACATTGATTATCTATGGTGATAGAGAATCCGCCGCACCGGCACCATTTTGTATTGACCACTATTTTACAAATGACCGACTAGGATCGGTTGTTATTTTTCATGAAAATAAAAAACCATTGATAGTCACTTTTGCACCAATGATGATTGCCGATCATATGCAGGCAAAACTACGTGGTGATTTGCAGTGGATTGATGAAGACAATCTTGTTGTAGGAAAAACAGGGCGTAATATTGCTCAATTACTGAAAGAAATGGGTGTGCAACAAAATGCACATATTGGTGTTATTGGCTTAGAGCCTTATCCTCCATTTTATTTTGATGGTGCAATGCCATTTAATACTCTAAACGGTATTAAGGATGCATTTCCTTATGCGAAATTTAGCTGTGTTTATCGTGATTTCTTTAAACGTGCATCCGTTAAAAGTGAAGAAGAACTGACACATGTGAGATATGCCGCTGCTATTGGTGAAGCAATGAGTGAAGCAATGCGCGTAACAACCAGACCAGGGGCGACAGAAGCTGATCTTGCAGCCGCTATTACTGCAACTTGCTTATCCAGAGGTGGGTTTACGGCTGAAATTCTAATGGGATCAGGTTCTGAATATATTGGTTGGGGTCCTCCAGCTTGGCAATATCGCTCACAAGCGCCACGTGAAATTCAAATGGGCGACATTGTGTTATCAGAAATTTTCGCTTTATATGGAATGTATGAAACACAACACCAAGCCGCTGTTGCAGTGGGTAAAATTCATGAGAATTTAGAAAAAGCCGCTTTGGTTGCTCGAGAATGTTATGAAATAGGTGTTGAGCATTTAAAAGCGGGCGTTACTTTTGGTGAAGTGGTTGATTTAATGGAAAAACCATTATTACAATCAGGAGGATGGCATGTGCATCCACTTATCCATAGCATCAATCCTTATGGGCCTATTGGTTTTGGTACTGCTCCGGGTATCGAATCATTACCATTGGCGAGTCGTTATAAACAAATTGAAAGATTACCAAATCCAGGTCGAGAGCTTGTATTACAAGAAGGTATGACGTTTGCGTTTGAGCCTAACTGTGGCTTTGGTCATCACTTATGTAACTTAGGTGGTACAGTTGTAGTTGGTAAAAGTAAAGGGATTGAGTTAAATTCAAACTCAACACAATTAATGCGGGCTGATTTATAA
- the iscX gene encoding Fe-S cluster assembly protein IscX: MKWSDTREIGEALFDLYPDTDPKTVRFTDMHQWICDLEDFDDDPQKSNEKILEAILLVWLDEFE; encoded by the coding sequence ATGAAATGGAGTGACACACGTGAAATAGGGGAAGCGTTATTTGATCTTTACCCTGACACTGATCCTAAAACGGTACGCTTTACTGATATGCATCAGTGGATTTGTGATTTAGAAGATTTTGATGATGATCCACAAAAATCCAATGAAAAAATTCTTGAGGCTATTTTACTTGTTTGGCTTGATGAATTTGAATAA
- a CDS encoding IscS subfamily cysteine desulfurase codes for MKLPIYLDYSATTPVDPRVAEKMMQCLTIDGIFGNPASRSHRFGWQAEEAIDIARNQIADLIGADPREIVFTSGATEADNLALKGVANFYQKKGKHIITSKTEHKAILDTCRQLEREGFEVTYLAPKSDGLIDLKELEEAMREDTILVSIMHVNNEIGVVQDIAAIGELCRSKGIIYHVDATQSVGKLPIDLSKLKVDLLSLSAHKVYGPMGIGALYVRRKPRIRLEAQMHGGGHERGMRSGTLAVHQIVGMGEAYRILKEEMADETKRLNELRLRLWNGIKDIEEVYINGSLEHTAPNILNVSFNYVEGESLMMALKDLAVSSGSACTSASLEPSYVLRALGLTDELAHSSIRFSLGRFTTEEEIDYAIEQIHSAIGRLRDLSPLWDMHKQGVDINSIEWSHH; via the coding sequence ATGAAATTACCCATTTATCTAGATTATTCAGCAACCACTCCTGTTGATCCACGAGTTGCTGAAAAAATGATGCAATGCCTGACTATTGATGGCATTTTTGGTAACCCAGCCTCTCGTTCACACCGTTTTGGTTGGCAAGCAGAAGAAGCTATTGATATTGCACGTAATCAGATCGCTGATTTAATCGGTGCAGATCCTCGTGAAATCGTATTCACATCAGGCGCAACTGAAGCTGATAACCTCGCACTAAAAGGTGTTGCTAACTTTTACCAGAAAAAAGGTAAGCACATCATCACTTCAAAAACCGAACATAAAGCCATTTTAGACACTTGTCGTCAACTTGAGCGTGAAGGTTTTGAAGTCACTTATTTAGCACCAAAAAGTGATGGTCTAATTGACCTGAAAGAGCTTGAAGAAGCGATGCGTGAAGACACTATTTTAGTTTCTATCATGCATGTAAATAACGAAATTGGTGTTGTACAAGATATTGCTGCTATCGGTGAATTATGCCGTAGCAAAGGTATTATTTACCATGTAGACGCAACACAAAGCGTTGGTAAATTACCGATTGATCTTTCTAAGTTAAAAGTTGATTTACTTTCTCTTTCTGCGCATAAAGTTTACGGTCCTATGGGTATCGGTGCACTTTATGTTCGTCGTAAACCACGTATTCGTTTAGAAGCACAAATGCATGGTGGCGGACATGAGCGTGGTATGCGTTCAGGTACATTAGCCGTTCATCAAATTGTGGGTATGGGCGAAGCTTACCGTATTTTGAAAGAAGAAATGGCTGATGAAACTAAACGCTTAAACGAATTACGTTTACGTTTATGGAATGGCATTAAAGATATCGAAGAAGTTTATATCAACGGTTCTTTAGAACACACTGCGCCAAACATTCTTAATGTGAGCTTCAACTATGTTGAAGGTGAATCATTAATGATGGCACTAAAAGATCTTGCTGTCTCTTCAGGCTCAGCCTGTACTTCAGCAAGTTTAGAACCTTCTTATGTACTGCGTGCATTAGGTTTAACTGATGAACTTGCACACAGTTCTATTCGCTTCTCTCTGGGTCGTTTCACCACAGAAGAAGAAATAGATTATGCAATTGAACAAATCCACAGTGCAATTGGTCGCTTACGTGATCTTTCTCCACTTTGGGATATGCATAAACAAGGTGTTGATATCAACAGTATCGAATGGTCTCACCATTAA
- a CDS encoding CerR family C-terminal domain-containing protein, producing the protein MKNTSKTAISTEQTQEKLVQEGIKLFALHGISGLRTRQLAQDAGVNQSAIPYHFGGKLGVYTAVIQYIATELASEIHFDQFDHKLQFLLKENKLDRELLASLIPLLVTGLTRALLAPERHYYSQLILREQLEPTENYELIYRNLIEPFHLRLSHLIELIDKKSDTLTTTIRAHAVIGQILGFVIARKAFLLRIDKQEMTSQLLDKIAQEISQLSVNALLTIN; encoded by the coding sequence ATGAAAAACACCAGTAAAACCGCGATAAGTACAGAACAGACTCAAGAAAAGTTAGTACAAGAAGGTATTAAACTTTTTGCACTACACGGAATTAGTGGGTTGAGAACGAGACAACTTGCGCAGGATGCTGGTGTTAATCAATCAGCAATTCCTTATCATTTTGGTGGAAAACTAGGCGTTTATACCGCCGTTATTCAATATATTGCGACAGAATTAGCGTCAGAAATTCATTTTGACCAATTTGATCATAAGCTTCAGTTTTTATTAAAAGAAAATAAGTTAGATCGTGAATTACTTGCTTCTCTGATCCCTTTATTAGTCACGGGATTAACGCGCGCTTTATTAGCACCTGAACGTCATTATTACAGTCAGTTGATTTTACGTGAGCAACTGGAACCAACTGAAAATTATGAGTTAATTTATCGTAATTTAATAGAGCCTTTTCATTTACGGCTATCTCATCTCATCGAATTAATTGATAAAAAGAGTGATACGTTAACGACTACTATTCGTGCTCATGCCGTTATTGGGCAAATACTTGGGTTTGTGATTGCGAGAAAAGCGTTTTTATTACGTATTGATAAACAAGAAATGACATCGCAACTATTAGATAAAATAGCTCAAGAAATTAGCCAATTATCAGTAAATGCACTATTAACAATAAATTAG
- the trmJ gene encoding tRNA (cytosine(32)/uridine(32)-2'-O)-methyltransferase TrmJ, with protein MLENIRIILVETSHTGNMGSTARAMKTMGLTNLYFVNPKEKPDSHSIALSAGASDVIGNAHIVNSIDEAIEGCGLVIGTSARSRTLSWPMLAPRECGERCVMEAKNKPVAVIFGRERTGLTNEELQKCDFHLYVPTNPEYGSLNLAMAVQLVSYEIRMAALAQEEKQEENSPSEIDYPPADDIERFYVHLEQVLNESGFIRPKHPGQVMSRLRRLFTRARPETQELHILRGILTSVEKWAKK; from the coding sequence ATGTTAGAAAATATTCGCATCATCCTTGTAGAAACCTCGCATACAGGCAATATGGGCTCTACAGCTCGCGCTATGAAAACCATGGGATTAACCAATCTTTATTTTGTTAATCCAAAAGAAAAACCAGATTCACATTCTATTGCCCTATCCGCAGGTGCAAGTGATGTTATTGGCAATGCACATATTGTTAATAGTATCGATGAAGCGATTGAAGGCTGTGGTTTAGTCATAGGAACAAGTGCCCGTAGCCGTACACTTTCTTGGCCAATGCTTGCACCTCGTGAATGTGGTGAGCGTTGTGTTATGGAAGCTAAAAATAAGCCTGTTGCTGTTATTTTTGGTCGCGAACGCACAGGTTTAACCAATGAAGAATTACAAAAATGTGATTTTCATCTGTATGTTCCTACTAATCCAGAATATGGTTCTTTAAATTTAGCGATGGCTGTTCAACTTGTTAGTTATGAAATTCGTATGGCAGCACTTGCCCAAGAAGAAAAACAAGAGGAAAATAGCCCATCAGAGATTGATTATCCACCAGCAGACGATATAGAACGTTTTTACGTTCACTTAGAGCAGGTGCTTAATGAATCTGGCTTTATTCGTCCTAAACATCCGGGGCAAGTGATGAGCCGTTTACGCCGTCTATTTACGCGTGCACGTCCAGAAACACAAGAGCTTCATATCTTACGTGGTATCCTAACGTCAGTTGAGAAATGGGCTAAGAAATAG
- the iscR gene encoding Fe-S cluster assembly transcriptional regulator IscR, translated as MRLTSKGRYAVTAMLDVALHSQQGPVPLADISERQGISLSYLEQLFSRLRKNELVASVRGPGGGYLLGRDAGQIFVAQVISAVDESVDATRCQGNKEGCQGGDRCLTHTLWRDLSDRITSFLSSISLEELVNNEEVMDVADRQDNEKRHAINGRLQETIVNMRV; from the coding sequence ATGAGACTGACATCAAAAGGGCGTTACGCAGTTACTGCAATGCTTGATGTTGCATTGCATTCACAGCAAGGCCCTGTCCCCCTCGCTGATATTTCAGAGCGTCAAGGGATTTCCCTTTCTTATCTTGAGCAGCTTTTCTCACGTTTGCGCAAAAATGAATTAGTCGCAAGTGTTCGTGGTCCTGGAGGCGGTTATTTATTAGGCCGCGATGCAGGGCAAATTTTTGTTGCTCAAGTTATTTCTGCGGTTGATGAATCTGTCGATGCTACCCGTTGTCAGGGTAACAAAGAAGGTTGTCAAGGTGGCGATCGTTGCCTGACTCATACTTTGTGGCGTGATTTAAGTGATCGTATAACCAGTTTCCTAAGCAGTATCAGCCTTGAAGAGTTAGTAAATAACGAAGAGGTTATGGATGTCGCCGATCGTCAAGACAATGAAAAACGCCATGCTATCAATGGTCGTTTACAAGAAACCATTGTTAATATGCGAGTTTAA
- a CDS encoding 3-phenylpropionate MFS transporter has translation MVIPSTLWLALDYFTYFFSYGIFLPFWSIWLKGEGVDPAMIGLLLGVGLTARFVGSLILTPAVKDPSKLITALRLFAFLSLLFTVAFMMGSHWAWLFFVMTGFNVFFSPMVPLGDSLAGTWQKQFPFDYGKIRVWGSIAFIISSSLLGVLIDAFGHPIILYGLIASTLALFLTSMLRPKVMPQGKVKKAEHSNVSFMKLISDGPVWRFLLCVSLLQGAHAAYYGFSALYWEKAGYDTATIGYLWSLGVVSEVVVFMLSHRLFRRWSARNLLLLSAFAGLLRWGLMGSFTALPALIVVQILHSGTFTVCHLAAMRFISARQEHEIIRLQAVYSALAMGGSIAIMTIVSGWLYEKLPNQESLIFWLMAALTIPAMFIRPRVQPQNT, from the coding sequence ATGGTTATTCCATCAACATTGTGGCTTGCCTTAGATTATTTTACCTATTTCTTTTCATACGGCATCTTTTTACCCTTTTGGTCCATATGGCTAAAAGGAGAGGGCGTCGATCCTGCAATGATAGGTCTGTTATTAGGCGTAGGTTTAACCGCACGTTTTGTTGGTAGCCTAATTTTAACGCCTGCGGTAAAGGATCCGTCAAAACTTATCACTGCATTGAGATTGTTTGCTTTTCTCTCATTACTTTTTACTGTTGCATTTATGATGGGTAGCCATTGGGCATGGTTATTCTTTGTGATGACAGGATTTAACGTTTTCTTTTCACCGATGGTGCCTTTAGGGGATTCTCTAGCTGGAACGTGGCAAAAACAGTTTCCTTTTGACTATGGGAAAATCCGCGTTTGGGGCTCAATCGCTTTTATTATTAGCTCATCATTGCTAGGTGTTTTAATTGATGCTTTTGGACATCCCATTATCCTTTATGGATTGATTGCTAGTACTCTTGCACTATTCTTGACATCTATGCTCCGCCCTAAAGTTATGCCACAGGGTAAAGTAAAAAAAGCTGAACACAGTAATGTGTCCTTTATGAAACTGATTTCAGATGGACCAGTTTGGCGTTTTCTTCTATGTGTTTCTTTGCTACAAGGTGCACATGCTGCTTATTATGGTTTTAGTGCACTTTATTGGGAAAAAGCAGGGTATGACACCGCAACAATCGGCTACCTTTGGTCGTTAGGTGTGGTTTCAGAGGTGGTTGTTTTTATGTTGAGCCATCGTTTATTCCGCCGCTGGAGCGCAAGAAATCTACTCTTACTTTCTGCTTTTGCTGGGCTTTTACGTTGGGGATTAATGGGGAGTTTTACCGCATTACCCGCGCTTATTGTTGTTCAAATCTTACATAGTGGTACGTTTACGGTATGCCATTTAGCGGCAATGCGCTTTATTAGTGCACGTCAAGAGCACGAAATTATTCGTCTACAAGCGGTGTATTCTGCTTTAGCGATGGGCGGAAGTATTGCGATTATGACTATTGTTTCTGGTTGGTTGTATGAAAAACTTCCTAATCAAGAGTCGTTGATCTTCTGGTTAATGGCAGCATTAACGATCCCTGCTATGTTTATCAGACCAAGAGTACAGCCTCAAAATACCTAA
- the iscU gene encoding Fe-S cluster assembly scaffold IscU, with protein sequence MAYSDKVIDHYENPRNVGSFDNNDPTVGSGMVGAPACGDVMKLQIKVDDNGVIEDARFKTYGCGSAIASSSLVTEWMKGKTLDEAESIKNTAIAEELELPPVKIHCSILAEDAIKAAIADYKSKRQGK encoded by the coding sequence ATGGCTTATAGCGATAAAGTAATTGATCATTATGAAAACCCTCGTAATGTGGGATCATTTGATAATAATGACCCTACTGTAGGGAGTGGTATGGTTGGCGCACCTGCTTGTGGTGACGTTATGAAACTGCAAATCAAAGTTGACGATAATGGCGTAATTGAAGATGCGCGTTTTAAAACTTATGGTTGTGGTTCAGCAATTGCATCAAGTTCACTGGTAACAGAATGGATGAAAGGCAAAACATTAGATGAAGCCGAATCTATTAAGAACACAGCAATTGCAGAAGAATTAGAATTACCACCAGTGAAAATTCACTGTTCAATTCTTGCAGAAGATGCAATAAAAGCAGCGATTGCAGACTATAAAAGCAAACGCCAAGGCAAGTAA
- the fdx gene encoding ISC system 2Fe-2S type ferredoxin, translating into MPKIVFLPHSTLCPEGAVVDATEGESILDVALRNGIEIEHACEMSCACTTCHCVVREGFDSLEESSELEDDMLDKAWGLEPESRLSCQAKVTDEDLVVEIPKYSINHAREH; encoded by the coding sequence ATGCCTAAAATTGTATTTTTACCCCATAGCACACTGTGCCCTGAAGGTGCTGTTGTTGACGCAACAGAAGGTGAGTCTATTCTAGATGTCGCATTACGCAACGGTATCGAGATTGAACATGCTTGTGAAATGTCTTGTGCATGTACAACTTGTCACTGTGTAGTGCGTGAAGGTTTTGATTCACTTGAAGAGAGCTCAGAGCTTGAAGACGACATGTTAGATAAAGCATGGGGTTTAGAGCCAGAAAGCCGCTTAAGTTGCCAAGCAAAAGTGACTGACGAAGATTTAGTTGTTGAGATCCCTAAATATTCGATTAACCACGCAAGAGAGCATTAA
- the iscA gene encoding iron-sulfur cluster assembly protein IscA has protein sequence MSISLTESAANRVRSFLSNRGKGEGLRLGVRTSGCSGMAYVLEFADVINDEDTVFEDKGVKVIVDGKSMVYLDGTELDFVKEGLNEGFKFNNPNVSNECGCGESFTV, from the coding sequence ATGTCAATTTCCCTTACAGAATCCGCCGCTAATCGTGTTCGCTCTTTCCTATCTAACCGTGGAAAAGGTGAAGGTTTACGTTTAGGCGTAAGAACATCCGGTTGTTCTGGAATGGCTTATGTTCTTGAATTTGCTGATGTCATCAATGACGAAGATACTGTTTTTGAAGACAAAGGTGTGAAAGTTATCGTTGATGGTAAAAGCATGGTCTATTTAGATGGAACAGAGCTTGATTTCGTCAAAGAAGGATTAAACGAAGGCTTTAAATTTAACAACCCGAACGTATCGAATGAGTGTGGTTGTGGTGAAAGCTTCACTGTGTAA